In Betaproteobacteria bacterium, the genomic window ACCCGCATGTGTTCCTGCCTGGAGCAGGAAGGCCCGCAAGGAAAAATCCGCGTCGGAACCATAGAGCACCTGATGTCCGCCTTTGCCGGTCTGGGCATCGACAACGCCTGGGTGGACCTCGACGCGCCGGAAGTGCCCATCCTTGACGGCTCCGCCGCGCCCTTCGTCTTCCTCATCCAGTCTGCCGGTATCGAGGAACAGAACGCCGCCAAGAAATTCATCCGTGTCACGGCGCCCATCGAAGTGCGCGACGGCGACAAGTGGGCCCGGTTCGAACCCCACGATGGCTATCGGCTGGCGTTTTCCATCGTCTTCAACCACCCCGCCATCGACCGCTCTGCCCAGTCGGCCGAGATGGATTTCGCCCAGCACTCCTATGTGCGCGAAATCGCCCGGGCCCGGACGTTCGGCTTCATGCAGGAAGTGGAAACCCTGCGCGAAAATGGCCTGGCCCTGGGGGGCGGTCTCGAAAACGCCATCGTCCTGGACGAGTTCCGGGTGCTCAATGGCGACGGCCTGCGTTACGGCGACGAGTTCGTCAAACACAAGATCCTGGACGCCATCGGCGATCTTTATCTTCTCGGGCATCCCCTTCTGGCGGCCTTTTCGGCCCACAAGTCCGGCCATGGCCTGAACAACCTCCTGGCGCGGGAACTGCTCGCCCGGCGTGACGCCTGGGAATTGGTCAGCTTCGAGGAAGCCGAGCGCGCACCTGCCGGAGTGTCCCGCTGGCTTGAGCTGGCGGCCTGAGTCGGGACCGGGGCGCCCGGGGTCTCCGTCATGCTGATCGTCCGGATTCTGGCCATCCTGGCGGTCATCGCCATCGGGGTCGGCTTTGTCGCCTACGCCTTTACCGGCGACCGTCGCTATCTCGGCTTTGCCTGGCGTCTGGCTCGCTGGGGTCTCCTGTTCATCCTGGTGTTTCTGGGGCTGCTCTTCTTCGAGCGGGTGCTGCTCATTCCCCTGTGAGGCCTGCGGCTCAGGGGTTTCCTGACCGGGCCAGCAGCGTTTCCAGCGCGGCCCGCAGCGGCCCCGGGGGAAGGTCGGTGGCGATGGCGCGCAGGCTGCCGACAGCCCCGCCAGACAGGGGTTTCTGCTGTGAAGCCCTTGATTGCCAAGGAATTTGGCGGGGTTGAACTTTGACGTCGATGCCGTTACACTCGACCCCTTCAACCGATAACTCGCTGCACAATCGCGGGCTCATTTGCCGGATTTTCGCAGCGACCGCGCCGTTGTCGGCGTGGATAACGATTCTTCCCGACTTGAAGTTGGCTACCCGGGCAACGGTGCCCAGGGGTTCCGGCAGGCTACGTTCCAGCCGGCGGGCCAGTTTGAGGATCAGACGGGCATGGGCCATGACCCTGCCTGCACCCTCGGCGGTATCGAGGAATTCCTCAGGCGAAGTAGGCATAGGAGGAGGTATCCGTGCAGATTATTCTTGTCTCTGGTCGTTTCAAGACGGCCAAGACCCTGACCATTATGCCGCGACACGTGCTGTTCGCGGTGGGCGCCTTCGTCGGTCTCGTCATCGCGGCGTCGATGGCATTTTCCTGGGTTTCGGTGCAATTGCGCCTTCCCCTGGTCCAGGAACTGGTGCTTTCCCTGCAACAGCGTGAAACCCGCCAGACCCAGGAATTCGTCCAGAACAATCTCCAGCTCATGGCGACCCGCCTCGGCGAACTTCAGGCCCAGGTGCTCCAGTTGGACGACCTGGAGGAGCGCCTCTATCGGCTGGCAGGGGTGAAGAGGGAAGCGGCGGCGAACGAGAAGCGCCCCGCCGGTCAGGGCGGCCCCCTGATTCTGGCACCCCTTTCGGCGGCTGAACTGCAAAAGGAAATCGACCGTCTGGCCAGTGTGGTGGATGGTCGGGCGGACCAGTTGGCGGAGCTCGAGGCCCGCGTTCTGGACAAGCGTGTGCGTGACCGCCTCCTGCCGACGACGCTGCCGGTGAAGGAAGGGGCCATCGGTTCCGGCTTCGGTCACCGTGCCGACCCCATTGCCGGTGTCCGCGCCATGCACGAAGGGATCGATTTTGTCGCGGAGACCGGCACTGCCGTGGTGGCCGCCGCGGGAGGCGTGATCCTGGCCGTCGAATATCATCCCGAGTTCGGCAACATGATCGACATCGACCACGGCGAAGGCCTGATCTCCCGTTACGCCCACCTGTCCAGGACTGCGGTCAAGATCGGGCAGATGGTGCAGCGCGGCGAGCGCCTCGGCGATGTTGGCAGCACCGGGCGTTCCACGGGCTCCCACCTGCATTTCGAAGTGCGCATGCTGGGCGTCGCGCAGGATCCGGCCCACTTCCTGAAGCAGGGATCGGAATACGCCCAGGCCCGCCGCCGCTGAGTGGGGGGGATTTTCCCGTACTTTCAGACGGTTTCCTCGTAACGGGCCGTCATCTTCGGGCCGGGGGGGCGTGCTAGAATCGGCCCTTTGCCGTTTCTGCGGCCCCCTATTCTCCTGCGATGATTCCCGGCCTCCTCAAGAAGATTTTCGGCAGCCGCAACGACCGGCTGGTTAAACAATATTCCGCGACGGTGCGTCGTATCAACGCCCTGGAGCCCGCTCTGGCCTCCTTGTCCGACGACGCGCTGCGGGCCAAGACCGACGAATTCCGCGCGCGCCACGAGAAGGGCGAATCCCTGGACGATCTGCTCCCCGAGGCCTTTGCCGTCGTGCGGGAAGCCGGCAAGCGGGCGTTGGGCATGCGGCATTTCGACGTCCAGCTCATCGGCGGCATGGTGCTGCATTACGGCAAGATCGCCGAAATGCGTACCGGCGAGGGCAAGACACTGGTCGCCACCCTGCCGTCCTACCTCAACGCCATCTCCGGCAAGGGCGTCCATGTCATCACGGTGAACGACTATCTGGCCAGCCGCGACGCCGAGTGGATGGGCCGCCTGCACCGCTTCCTGGGGCTGGCCGTGGGGGTCAACCTGTCCCAGATGGACCACGACGCCAAGCAGGCTGCCTACGTCGCCGACATCACCTACGGTACCAACAACGAATTCGGCTTCGACTACCTGCGCGACAACATGGTCTACGGCGCGGCAGACCGGGTACAGAAGAAGCTCAATTACGCCATCGTCGACGAGGTGGACTCCATCCTCATCGACGAAGCCCGCACCCCCCTCATCATCTCCGGCCAGGCCGAGGATCACACCGACCTCTACCTGCGCATGAAGGACGTGGTGCCCAAGCTCAGCCGGGCCGAGAAGGAAGACGGCGAGGGGGACTACTGGGTGGATGAGAAGGGACATCAGGTTCACCTGTCCGAGGCGGGCTACGAGCACGCCGAGCAGTTGCTGGCCGAGCATGGGCTGCTGGCCGAGGGGCGCAGCCTCTACGAAGCCGCCAACATCACCCTCATGCACCACTTGAACGCCGCCCTGCGTGCGCTGACCCTCTTCCACAAGGATCAGCACTACGTGGTGCAGAACGGCGAGATCGTCATCGTCGACGAATTCACCGGCCGCCTCATGGCGGGCCGGCGCTGGTCGGATGGCCTGCACCAGTCGGTGGAGGCCAAGGAAGGCGTGGCCATCCAGGCGGAAAACCAGACCCTGGCCTCGATCACCTTCCAGAACTACTTCCGCATGTACGGCAAGCTGGCCGGCATGACCGGCACTGCCGATACCGAAGCTTACGAATTCCACCAGATCTACGGGCTCGAAACCGTCGTCATTCCCACCCACCGCCCCATGGTGCGCAAGGACATGAACGATCTGGTCTACAAGACCGCCCAGGAAAAGCACACGGCCATCATCGCCGACATCCGTGACTGCGTGCAGCGCGGCCAGCCGACCCTGGTGGGCACGACGTCGGTGGAAAATTCCGAGCTGCTTTCGGCCATGCTCAAGCAGGAAGAAATTGCCCACCAGGTGCTCAACGCCAAGCAACACGCCCGGGAAGCGGACATCGTCGCCCAGGCCGGCCTGCCCGGCGCGGTGACCGTGGCCACCAACATGGCCGGCCGCGGGACGGACATCGTCCTGGGCGGCAATGTGGAGAAGCGCATCGCCGCGCTGCGTGACGACGCCTCCCTCGACCCCGCCGCCCGGGACGCTTCCATCGCCACCCTGAGAGCGGAGTGGCAGACCCTGCACCAGCGGGTGCTGGACGCTGGCGGCCTGCACATCATCGGTTCCGAGCGCCACGAATCCCGCCGCATCGACAATCAGTTGCGTGGCCGTTCCGGGCGCCAGGGCGACCAGGGCTCATCGCGCTTCTACCTCTGCCTGGACGACCCGCTCCTGCGCATCTTCGCCGGCGAGCGCCTGCGCACCATCATGGACAAGCTCAAGATGCCCGAAGGCGAGGCCATCGAGCATCCCCTGGTTTCCCGTTCCCTGGAATCGGCTCAACGCAAGGTCGAGGCGCGCAACTTCGACATCCGCAAGCAGCT contains:
- a CDS encoding M23 family metallopeptidase gives rise to the protein MPRHVLFAVGAFVGLVIAASMAFSWVSVQLRLPLVQELVLSLQQRETRQTQEFVQNNLQLMATRLGELQAQVLQLDDLEERLYRLAGVKREAAANEKRPAGQGGPLILAPLSAAELQKEIDRLASVVDGRADQLAELEARVLDKRVRDRLLPTTLPVKEGAIGSGFGHRADPIAGVRAMHEGIDFVAETGTAVVAAAGGVILAVEYHPEFGNMIDIDHGEGLISRYAHLSRTAVKIGQMVQRGERLGDVGSTGRSTGSHLHFEVRMLGVAQDPAHFLKQGSEYAQARRR
- a CDS encoding UDP-3-O-acyl-N-acetylglucosamine deacetylase, which encodes MLKQRTLKSLIRACGVGLHGGVKVTMTLRPAAPDTGIVFRRVDLAEPVDLPANALLVGDTRMCSCLEQEGPQGKIRVGTIEHLMSAFAGLGIDNAWVDLDAPEVPILDGSAAPFVFLIQSAGIEEQNAAKKFIRVTAPIEVRDGDKWARFEPHDGYRLAFSIVFNHPAIDRSAQSAEMDFAQHSYVREIARARTFGFMQEVETLRENGLALGGGLENAIVLDEFRVLNGDGLRYGDEFVKHKILDAIGDLYLLGHPLLAAFSAHKSGHGLNNLLARELLARRDAWELVSFEEAERAPAGVSRWLELAA
- the secA gene encoding preprotein translocase subunit SecA, translated to MIPGLLKKIFGSRNDRLVKQYSATVRRINALEPALASLSDDALRAKTDEFRARHEKGESLDDLLPEAFAVVREAGKRALGMRHFDVQLIGGMVLHYGKIAEMRTGEGKTLVATLPSYLNAISGKGVHVITVNDYLASRDAEWMGRLHRFLGLAVGVNLSQMDHDAKQAAYVADITYGTNNEFGFDYLRDNMVYGAADRVQKKLNYAIVDEVDSILIDEARTPLIISGQAEDHTDLYLRMKDVVPKLSRAEKEDGEGDYWVDEKGHQVHLSEAGYEHAEQLLAEHGLLAEGRSLYEAANITLMHHLNAALRALTLFHKDQHYVVQNGEIVIVDEFTGRLMAGRRWSDGLHQSVEAKEGVAIQAENQTLASITFQNYFRMYGKLAGMTGTADTEAYEFHQIYGLETVVIPTHRPMVRKDMNDLVYKTAQEKHTAIIADIRDCVQRGQPTLVGTTSVENSELLSAMLKQEEIAHQVLNAKQHAREADIVAQAGLPGAVTVATNMAGRGTDIVLGGNVEKRIAALRDDASLDPAARDASIATLRAEWQTLHQRVLDAGGLHIIGSERHESRRIDNQLRGRSGRQGDQGSSRFYLCLDDPLLRIFAGERLRTIMDKLKMPEGEAIEHPLVSRSLESAQRKVEARNFDIRKQLLEYDDVANDQRKVIYQQRNELLESEDISETIVAMRHGVIAEIFRNHVPAESVEEQWDLPGLELALESTLQISAPVAEWFRAEPTLADDDMLARIVHQADASYAEKVELVGAGNFHQFERNVMLQVLDTHWREHLAALDHLRQGIHLRGYAQKNPKQEYKREAFELFENLLDSVRREVTRIVFTVRISSPEEVQETAPHNEVQNVQYRHADYDEPQDDAQEGEAPVPMPQQPVQTGPKVGRNDPCPCGSGKKYKQCHGKLS
- a CDS encoding DUF721 domain-containing protein, giving the protein MPTSPEEFLDTAEGAGRVMAHARLILKLARRLERSLPEPLGTVARVANFKSGRIVIHADNGAVAAKIRQMSPRLCSELSVEGVECNGIDVKVQPRQIPWQSRASQQKPLSGGAVGSLRAIATDLPPGPLRAALETLLARSGNP